A stretch of the Pseudoalteromonas phenolica genome encodes the following:
- a CDS encoding S41 family peptidase, translating into MKNIISAVALGVISAFSASAADETRLLRQPTLSDSHIGFVYGGDVWVSDLDGENVKRITSTQAVETEPHLSPDGETIAFSSNRNGQQSVYIVPVEGGEPKRLTWHANNAYVRGWTPDGKKVLFASSRGTAPKRYERLWTVSVDGGAPELVTHQWGFNGAFSKDGDKLIIDRMSRWDTEWRNYKGGQNTPLVLLDLETQEETQLPHFDTSTDIEPVWLKGKVYYLSDRDWVSNIWEYDPKSKKTKQITKFKGGDIKQLASNGKQLAFEKDGYLYTYNVKRKRAKKLDINIQADFPWAETKWQNVARSAKNASLSPSGKRALFESRGEIFTVPVEHGSTRNLTKDHSSADRAPIWSPKGDKIAWFSDEGEQGYKLVLQNQDGMGERKTISIGESKMAWEPQWSPDGKYIAFVDDDVRYRLVDLESETIKTIDVGGNNLERGRTGLTWAPDSKWLAYAKQADNGFKQIKVWSLEEGQSRAITNRMANSVSPAWDQSGKHLFFLASTDYGLDSGWANTSSMSADHEYAPYIINLAKDLDSPFALRSDEEKVKKEAKPDEGKADADKKADKAESSDKPKDATKKKEGKDKKKDGVVVSIDFDSIERRIMPLPMPEGRYSGVIHGPKGSVFFAKRADKGWSFSLHKYSVKKREAKPYVSGISDVNISADTKKLIVKKGRSWHVVDATKPSVKLGKPLKVDLETRLDRQAEWRQMFVEAWRYQRDYFYDPDMHGRDWDEVFSRYEPLVEHVKHRSDLNYLLDMVNGELSVGHSFVFGGDMPDVEKRRAGLLGADLVQDNGYWKIDRIYTSESWNPKLKGPLDQPNLKVAEQQYIVSINGQPLTANDNPYALLDGTAGKQTTLKVNDKPDYEGAHQVIVEPISSEYGLRQRAWVEDNRRLVNKLSDGKLAYVWVPNTSTPGFTSFNRYFFAQQDKMGAVIDERFNGGGLLDDYMVDLMNRKLRAAITNEVPNGKPMLLPAGIKGPKALLINELAGSGGDYFPWAFRQQKVGKLIGATTWGGVVKSSVHYPLVDGGALTAPDNAVFDPINNEWVGENKGIAPDIKVYQDARSLSQGKDPQLERAVSELMKELEGKSPLDIKPPKYSTPAVKP; encoded by the coding sequence ATGAAGAATATTATTTCAGCCGTTGCACTGGGCGTGATCAGTGCTTTTTCAGCCAGTGCCGCAGATGAAACTCGATTGTTAAGACAACCGACGCTCAGCGATTCTCATATCGGGTTTGTTTATGGTGGAGATGTGTGGGTGTCGGACCTTGACGGTGAAAACGTTAAGCGTATTACAAGTACGCAAGCAGTTGAGACTGAACCACATTTATCACCTGATGGTGAGACCATTGCATTTAGCTCTAATCGAAATGGTCAGCAATCCGTCTACATTGTGCCCGTTGAGGGTGGAGAGCCAAAACGTCTCACTTGGCATGCAAACAATGCGTATGTAAGAGGCTGGACGCCAGATGGCAAAAAGGTGTTATTTGCTTCTTCACGAGGTACAGCACCAAAGCGATATGAACGTTTATGGACCGTGTCTGTCGATGGCGGAGCACCAGAACTTGTCACGCATCAATGGGGCTTTAATGGCGCATTTTCTAAAGACGGTGACAAACTCATTATTGACCGTATGAGTCGCTGGGATACCGAGTGGCGTAACTACAAAGGCGGCCAGAATACCCCACTTGTGTTACTTGACTTAGAAACACAAGAAGAAACCCAACTACCTCACTTCGACACGTCAACAGATATTGAGCCGGTATGGCTTAAAGGCAAAGTGTATTATTTGTCAGATAGAGATTGGGTATCGAATATTTGGGAATATGACCCAAAAAGCAAAAAGACCAAACAAATTACCAAATTTAAAGGCGGTGACATTAAGCAACTTGCCAGCAATGGTAAGCAATTAGCGTTTGAAAAAGACGGCTATTTGTATACTTATAATGTAAAGCGCAAGCGTGCTAAAAAGCTCGACATTAACATTCAAGCCGACTTCCCATGGGCAGAAACTAAGTGGCAAAATGTTGCAAGAAGCGCTAAAAATGCCTCTTTATCGCCTTCAGGCAAACGCGCGTTATTCGAATCACGTGGTGAAATATTCACAGTGCCTGTCGAGCATGGCTCAACGCGTAATTTAACCAAAGATCATAGCTCAGCCGATAGAGCGCCAATCTGGTCACCAAAAGGCGATAAAATAGCTTGGTTCTCTGATGAGGGTGAGCAAGGTTATAAATTAGTGCTACAAAACCAAGATGGTATGGGTGAGCGTAAAACCATTTCTATTGGTGAATCGAAAATGGCTTGGGAACCGCAGTGGTCACCAGATGGAAAGTACATTGCCTTTGTGGATGACGATGTGCGTTACCGTTTAGTTGATTTAGAGTCAGAAACGATTAAAACCATTGATGTCGGCGGTAACAATTTAGAACGTGGTCGCACAGGTTTAACTTGGGCACCCGACTCAAAATGGTTAGCGTATGCCAAGCAAGCTGATAATGGCTTTAAACAAATCAAAGTTTGGTCTTTAGAAGAAGGGCAAAGCCGTGCTATTACAAATCGTATGGCTAACTCGGTTTCGCCTGCATGGGATCAAAGTGGTAAACATTTATTTTTCTTAGCCAGTACTGATTATGGCCTAGACAGTGGTTGGGCAAATACCAGCTCAATGTCGGCAGATCATGAGTATGCGCCTTATATTATCAATCTTGCCAAAGATCTAGATTCACCTTTTGCGCTGCGTAGCGATGAAGAAAAGGTGAAAAAAGAGGCAAAGCCTGACGAAGGTAAAGCAGATGCAGATAAAAAGGCTGATAAAGCTGAGTCTTCAGATAAACCAAAAGATGCGACTAAGAAAAAAGAAGGCAAAGACAAAAAGAAAGATGGCGTCGTTGTCAGCATAGACTTCGATAGCATTGAACGTCGCATTATGCCACTACCTATGCCAGAAGGCCGTTATAGCGGTGTGATACATGGGCCAAAAGGCAGTGTGTTCTTTGCTAAACGTGCCGATAAGGGTTGGTCGTTCTCACTGCATAAATACAGCGTTAAAAAACGTGAAGCTAAGCCATATGTCAGTGGTATCAGCGATGTGAACATTTCTGCTGATACCAAAAAGCTAATTGTTAAAAAAGGTCGCAGTTGGCATGTGGTCGATGCAACTAAACCATCTGTAAAGCTTGGTAAGCCACTTAAAGTTGATTTAGAAACGCGTTTAGACCGACAAGCTGAATGGCGTCAGATGTTTGTTGAAGCGTGGCGTTATCAACGTGATTACTTCTACGATCCTGATATGCATGGTCGTGATTGGGATGAAGTGTTCTCCCGTTACGAGCCTCTAGTTGAGCATGTTAAACACCGCTCGGACTTAAACTATTTACTTGATATGGTTAACGGTGAGCTGTCTGTTGGTCACAGCTTTGTATTCGGTGGTGATATGCCAGATGTTGAAAAACGTCGAGCGGGTCTATTGGGTGCAGACTTAGTTCAAGATAACGGTTATTGGAAAATCGACCGAATTTATACCTCAGAAAGCTGGAACCCGAAACTAAAAGGTCCACTTGATCAGCCAAATCTAAAAGTGGCAGAGCAGCAATATATCGTTTCGATTAATGGCCAGCCGCTTACAGCAAACGATAACCCTTATGCGCTATTAGACGGCACCGCGGGTAAACAAACGACCTTGAAAGTAAACGACAAGCCAGACTATGAAGGGGCGCATCAAGTGATTGTCGAGCCGATTTCGAGTGAGTATGGCCTTCGTCAGCGAGCTTGGGTTGAAGACAACCGTCGCTTAGTTAATAAGTTGTCAGACGGTAAACTTGCATATGTATGGGTGCCAAATACTTCAACACCTGGTTTCACTTCATTTAACCGTTACTTCTTTGCACAACAAGACAAAATGGGCGCGGTGATTGATGAGCGCTTTAATGGCGGTGGCTTATTAGATGACTACATGGTTGATTTAATGAATCGCAAGCTCCGTGCGGCGATCACCAATGAAGTACCTAATGGCAAACCTATGCTATTACCTGCGGGTATAAAAGGGCCCAAAGCTCTGCTTATCAATGAACTAGCAGGTTCGGGTGGTGACTATTTCCCATGGGCGTTCAGACAGCAAAAAGTGGGTAAGCTGATTGGTGCAACAACTTGGGGGGGCGTAGTGAAATCATCGGTGCATTATCCACTCGTTGATGGTGGCGCACTGACTGCTCCGGATAATGCCGTGTTTGACCCTATCAACAATGAGTGGGTAGGTGAAAACAAGGGTATCGCACCTGATATTAAGGTATATCAAGATGCTCGTTCGCTTTCGCAAGGTAAAGACCCTCAGCTAGAGCGCGCAGTATCAGAGCTAATGAAAGAGCTTGAAGGCAAGTCGCCACTTGATATTAAACCGCCTAAGTACTCAACCCCAGCGGTAAAACCATAA